The Roseomonas haemaphysalidis genome segment CTCGCCGATCGACTGCGCGGCGATGACGCCCACCGCCTCGCCGATGTTGACCGTCGTGCCGCGGGCGAGGTCGCGCCCGTAGCACATGCCGCAAACGCCGGAGCGCGCGTCGCAGGTCAGCACGGAGCGGATGTAGACCTCCTCCACGCCCGCCTGCTCCACCATCTCGGCGGAAGGCTCGTCCACCAGCGTGCCGCGCGGCAGGATGACCTCGCCCGTTTCCGGGTCGACCACGTCGCGCTGCACGGTACGGCCCAGGATGCGCTCGCTCAGCGAGGACACCGTCTCGCCGCCATCCATCACGGCGCGCACGGTGATGCCGCGCTCGGTGCCGCAATCGGGCTCCACGATGATGCAGTCCTGCGCCACGTCCACCAGGCGGCGGGTCAGGTAGCCGGAGTTCGCGGTCTTCAGCGCGGTGTCCGCGAGGCCCTTGCGGGCCCCGTGGGTCGAGTTGAAGTACTCCAGGACGGACAGGCCCTCCTTGAAGTTCGCGATGATCGGCTGCTCGATGATCTCGCCGGAGGGCTTGGCCATCAGGCCGCGCATGCCGGCCAGCTGGCGCATCTGCGCCGGCGAGCCGCGCGCACCGGAATGCGACATCATCCACACCGAGTTGGTGACGCGGCCGACCTCCTGGCGGGAGATCTCCTTCATCATCGCGCCGGCAACCTCGTCCGTGCAGCGCGACCAGGCGTCGACCACCTTGTTGTAGCGCTCGCCGGCCGTGATCAGGCCGTCGAGGTACTGCTGCTCGAACTCCTTCACCTCGGCCTTGGTGCTGGCGATGAGCCCCTCCTTCTCGGCGGGGATCATCATGTCGTCCTTGCCGAAGGAGATGCCGGCCTTGGCCGCCTGCTTGAAGCCGAGGCTCATCAGGCGGTCGGCGAAGATCACCGACTCCTTCTGGCCGCAGTGGCGGTACACCGCGTCCATGACGTCCGAGATGGACTTCTTGGTCAGCTGGCGGTTGACCAGGCTGTAGGGCGTGCGCGGGTCGCGCGGCAGCAGCGCGCCCATCATCATGCGGCCGGCGGTGGTCAGCACGGTCTCGTGACGCTTAGCGTTGTCCTCGCTCGGCGCCGGCACGCGCGCCATCACGGCGGTGTGCAGCGTGATGGAACCGGCGGCCAGCGCCTGCTCCACCTCGCCCAGGTCGCCGAACACGTGCGGCCGGTGCTCCAGCGCCTTGCGCTCGGCATCGTTCAGCGCATCCACGGCCTTGCCGTTGGCACTGCCAATGGCGGCGCGGATCTGCTCCAGCTCCTTCTGGGCGACGCGGAACTCCGGCGTTTCTAGCGAGAGGTAGTACAGGCCCAGAACGATGTCCTGGCTCGGCACGATGATCGGCTTGCCGTTGGCGGGGCTGAGGATGTTGTTGGTGGACATCATCAGCACGCGCGCTTCCAGCTGGGCCTCAAGGCTCAGCGGCACGTGCACGGCCATCTGGTCGCCGTCGAAGTCCGCGTTGAAGGCGGTGCAGACCAGCGGGTGCAGCTGGATCGCCTTGCCTTCGACCAGCACCGGCTCGAAGGCCTGGATGCCCAGGCGGTGCAGCGTCGGCGCGCGGTTCAGCATCACCGGATGCTCGCGGATCACCTCTTCCAGGATGTCCCAGACCTCGGGACGCTCCTTCTCCACCATCCGCTTGGCGGCCTTGATGGTGGTGGCGTGGCCGTACTTCTCGAGCTTCGAGTAGATGAAGGGCTTGAACAGCTCCAGCGCCATCTTCTTGGGCAGGCCGCACTGGTGCAGCTTCATCTCGGGACCGACGACGATCACCGAGCGGCCCGAATAGTCGACGCGCTTGCCCAGCAGGTTCTGCCGGAAACGGCCCTGCTTGCCCTTCAGCATGTCGGACAGCGACTTCAGCGGGCGCTTGTTGGCACCCGTGATGGCGCGGCCGCGGCGGCCGTTGTCGAACAGCGCGTCCACGGACTCCTGCAGCATGCGCTTCTCGTTGCGCACGATGATGTCCGGCGCCCGCAGCTCGATCAGCCGCTTCAGGCGGTTGTTGCGGTTGATGACGCGGCGGTACAGGTCGTTCAGGTCGGAGGTCGCGAAGCGGCCGCCGTCCAGCGGCACCAGCGGGCGCAGCTCGGGCGGGATCACCGGCACGACGTCGAGGATCATCCACTCGGGGCGGGCGCCGCCCTCCTTGAACGCCTCGATCATCTTCAGGCGCTTGACGTACTTCTTGCGCTTGGCTTCCGACGCCGTCTCCTTGAGATCGACGCGCAGCTGCGTGCTCTCACGGTCCAGGTCGATGCCGGCCAGCATCTGCTTGACCGCCTCGGCGCCGATGCCGACCGAGAAGGCGTCCTCGCCGAACTCGTCCTGCTTGGAAACGAACTGCTCCTCGGTCAGCAGCTGGTGCAGCTTGAGGTCGGTCAGGCCCGGCTCCAGAACCACGTAGGATTCGAAGTACAGGACCTTCTCCAGCTCCTTCAGCGACATGTCGACCATCAGGCCGACGCGGCTCGGGAGGGACTTCATGAACCAGATGTGCGCGACCGGCGAGGCGAGCTCGATATGGCCCATGCGCTCGCGGCGCACCTTGGCCAGCGTCACCTCGACGCCGCACTTCTCGCAGATGATGCCGCGGAACTTCATCCGCTTGTACTTGCCGCACAGGCACTCGTAGTCCTTGATCGGACCGAAGATGCGCGCGCAGAACAGCCCGTCCCGCTCCGGCTTGAACGTCCGGTAGTTGATCGTCTCGGGCTTCTTGATCTCGCCATAGGACCACGAGCGGATCTGCTCGGGCGAGGCGATGGTGATCTTAATCTGATCGAAAGTCATCGCCTGGCCGGTCTGGCCAAGGATCTTCATCAGTTCGTTCATGCGCCCGTCCTCTCAAGGTGAGGCCGCCGCGCCGGGATCTTCCCGGCGCGGCTGAGCAAAAGGTGATTGGTGGAAGTCGCGGCGGCCTGAAGGATGGGCATCAGGTCGGACGCGTCTCCAGGTCGACGTTCAGGCCCAGGGACTTCAGTTCCTTGACCAGGACGTTGAAGGATTCCGGGATGCCGGCCTCGAAGTTGTCCTGATCGCGGACGATCGCCTCGTAGACCTTGGTGCGGCCGGACACGTCGTCCGACTTCACCGTCAGCATCTCCTGCAGCGTATAGGCGGCGCCATACGCTTCCAGGGCCCAGACCTCCATCTCGCCGAAGCGCTGGCCGCCGAACTGCGCCTTGCCACCCAGCGGCTGCTGCGTGACGAGCGAGTACGGGCCGATCGAGCGCGCGTGGATCTTGTCGTCGACCAGGTGGTGCAGCTTCAGCATGTAGATGTAGCCGACCGTGACCTTGCGCTCGAACGGCTCGCCGGAGCGGCCGTCGATCAGCGTGGTCTGCCCCGAGGTATCGAGGCCTGCCTTGGTCAGCATGGTCTCGATGTCGGAGATGCGGGCGCCGTCGAACACCGGCGTCGCGATCGGCACGCCGCGCTTCAGGTTCTCGCCCAGCTCCAGCAGCTGGTCCTCGGTCATGTCCTCGATGTCGCGGTCGAAGATCTCCTGGCCGTAGACCTCGCGTAGCTTCTCGATCAGCTCCTCGCGGGCGGCGCCCACGCGGCGGTAATCGTCCACCAGCTCGCCGACCTGCTGGCCCAGCACCGCGCAGGCCCAGCCCAGGTGGGTTTCCAGGATCTGCCCGATGTTCATGCGCGACGGCACGCCCAGCGGGTTCAGCACGATGTCGACCGAGGTGCCGTCCGGCAGGAACGGCATGTCCTCCACCGGCACCACGCGGGACACGACGCCCTTGTTGCCGTGGCGGCCGGCCATCTTGTCGCCCGGCTGAAGCTTGCGCTTCACGGCCACGAAGACCTTGACCATCTTCATCACGCCCGGCGGCAGCTCGTCGCCGCGCTGCAGCTTCTCGACCTTGCTGTCGAAGCGCTTCTGCAGCTTCTCGACCGCCGCGTCGAACTCGCGCTTCAGCGCCTCGATCTCGGCCATCACGGCGTCGTCCTGCACGCCGATCTGGCGCCAGGTGGCACGCGAGTACTGGTCCAGCACCTCGTCGGTGATGGGCGTGCCGGCCTTGATGCCCTTGAAGCCGCCGCTGGCCTTCTGGTTCAGCAGCCGCTCGCGCATCCGCGACGTGAAGGACCGCTCCTGGATGGCGCGCTCGTCGTCGCGGTCCTTGGCCAGCCGCTCCACCTCGGCGCGGTCGATCGCCATGGCGCGCTCGTCCTTGTCCACGCCGCGGCGGGAAAAGACGCGCACGTCGACAATGGTGCCGGTGGTGCCGGGCGGCAGGCGCAGGGAGGTATCGCGGACGTCGGAAGCCTTTTCGCCGAAGATGGCGCGAAGCAGCTTCTCTTCCGGCGTCATCGGGCTTTCGCCCTTGGGCGTCACCTTGCCGATCAGGATGTCGCCCGGGTTCACCTCGGCGCCGACATAGACGATGCCGGCCTCGTCGAGGTTGCGCAGCGCTTCCTCGCCGACATTCGGGATGTCGCGGGTGATCTCCTCCTGGCCCAGCTTGGTGTCGCGGGCCATGACCTCGAATTCCTCGATGTGGATCGAGGTGAAGACGTCGTCCTTGGCGATGCGCTCGCTGATAAGAATGGAGTCCTCGAAGTTGTACCCGTTCCACGGCATGAAGGCGACGAGCACGTTGCGGCCCAGCGCCAGCTCGCCGAGCTGGGTGGAGGGGCCGTCCGCGATGATGTCGCCCATCGCCACCTGGTCGCCCACCTTCACCAGCGGGCGCTGGTTGATGCAGGTCGACTGGTTGGAGCGCTGGAACTTGCGCAGGCGGTAGATGTCGACGCCACGGGTCGTGCTGTCCGTGTTCGTCGCGCGCACCACGATGCGGGCACCGTCGATGCTGTCGATCACGCCCTCGCGGCGGGCCACGATGGTGGCGCCGGAGTCACGGGCGACGGCCGCCTCCATGCCGGTGCCGACCAGCGGGGCATCGGACTGCACCAGCGGCACGGCCTGCCGCATCATGTTGGAGCCCATCAGCGCGCGGTTGGCGTCATCGTTCTCCAGGAACGGGATGAGCGCCGCGGCCACCGAGACGAGCTGCTTGGGCGAGACGTCGATCGCCGTCACCTCTTCCGGCTTGACCAGCCGGAAGTCGCCGCCCTGGCGGACGGAGACGAGGTCCGACTTGAACTCGCCGGTGTCGTTGTCGACCTCGGCATCGGCCTGGGCGACGACCAGCTTCTCTTCCTGCATGGCGGACAGGTAGCGCGGCTCGCCGGTGATCTTGCCGTCCTTGACCAGGCGGTACGGCGTCTCGATGAAGCCGTACTTGTTCACCTTGGCGAAGGTGGCCAGGCTGTTGATCAGGCCGATGTTCGGGCCTTCCGGCGTCTCAATCGGGCAGATGCGGCCGTAGTGGGTCGGGTGCACGTCGCGCACCTCGAAGCCGGCGCGCTCACGCGTCAGACCGCCCGGGCCAAGCGCCGAGAGGCGGCGCTTGTGCGTCACCTCGGACAGCGGGTTGGTCTGGTCCATGAACTGCGACAGCTGCGAGGAGCCGAAGAACTCGCGCACGGCGGCGGCCGCCGGCTTCGCGTTGATCAGGTCGTGCGGCATGACGGTGTCGATGTCGACCGACCCCATGCGCTCCTTGATCGCCCGCTCCATCCGCAGGAGGCCGACGCGGTACTGGTTCTCCATCAGCTCGCCGACCGAGCGCACCCGGCGGTTGCCGAGGTTGTCGATGTCGTCGATCTGGCCCTTGCCGTCCTTCAGCTCCAAGAGCGTCTTGACGGTGGCCAGCACGTCCTCCTTGCGCAGGGTGCGCAGGTGGTCGGGCACGTCGTCCAGGCTGAAGCCCAGGCGCATGTTCATCTTGACGCGGCCGACGGTGGAAAGGTCGTAGCGCTCCTCATCGAAGAACAGGCCGCGGAACAGGGCCTCGGCGGTTTCCGGCGTCGGCGGCTCACCCGGCCGCATAACGCGGTAGATGTCCATCAGCGCTTCGTCGCGCGAGTTGTTCTTGTCCACCACCAGGGTGTTGCGCATCCACGGGCCGGTGGACTGGTCGACCGCCAGGGTCGGCAGCTCGTCCAGCCCGGCCTGCTCGATGGCGGCGAGCTTCGGCTCGGTCAGCTCCTCGCCGGCCTCGGCCCAGATCTCGCCGGTGGTCATGTCCACCAGGTCGACGGCCACGAAGCGGCCCACCAGGTCGGCGCGGCCGACCAGCACCTCGGTGGTGCCACCCTCGGCGATCTTGCGGGCGGCGCGCGCCGTCAGCTTGGTTTCCTTCTCGGCGACGATCTCGCCCGAGATGGCGTCCACGAGGTTCTCGACCAGCTTCAGGCCCCGGAAGGAGTCCGGCTCGAAGGAGCGGCTCCAGCCCTTGGAGCCGAGCTTGAACACCACCTGCTGGTAGAAGGTGTTGAGGATCTCCTCGCCGTCCATGCCGCGGATCTCGCCCGGCTCCAGCGTCTGGCCAGGGGCCAGCGCGGCGCGCTTCTCCTGCGTCGCGGCGGATTCCAGGGCGTAGAGCAGTGTGGTGGCCGGCAGCTTGCGCTTGCGGTCCACGCGCACGTAGCAGATGTCCTTGGCGTCGAACTCGAAGTCCAGCCAGGAGCCGCGGTAGGGGATAACGCGGGCGGCAAACAGGTACTTGCCGCTGCTGTGCGTCTTGCCCTTGTCATGGTCAAAGAACACGCCCGGGCTGCGGTGCATCTGCGACACGATGACGCGCTCGGTGCCGTTGATGATGAAGGTGCCGTTGTCCGTCATCAGGGGCATGTCGCCCATGTAGACGTCCTGCTCCTTGATGTCGCGGACCGAGCGGGACCCGGTGTCCTCGTCCACGTCCCAGACGATCAGGCGCAGGCGCACCTTGAGCGGGGCGGCGAAGGTCAGCCCGCGCTGGATGCATTCCTCGACGTCGTATTTCGGCTCTTCAAGCTCGTACTGGACGAACTCCAGGCGGCCGCGCCCGGCGAAGTCGTCGATCGGGAAGACCGACTTGAACACTTCCTGCAACCCGGTGCTCGTCCGCGCGTCTGGATCGACACCCATCTGCAGGAACGCCTCATAGGACGCGCGCTGCACATCGATGAGGTTCGGCATCGGCGCCACTTCGGGCAAACGCCCGAACGACTTGCGGATGCGCTTGCGCCCGGTGAACGACTTGGTGATCGCGTTCATGCCCGTCATGCTTCCCTTCACGCCAACCCATGCCCGGCTTGCAGTCCCCAGCCGGCAGGGGTGTCCCAACTCGCGGGCCATCCGGGGGAAACCCCGGTCGCGCTCCCCGACAGTCCGTCAGGACCGTTCGGAACGCAGGTACGGGCAGGCACCCATAGGGGTCCCCGCCCGCACCGCTTCGCAGTCTCACCCGCCGCCCGGACCCTGAGGCCCGGGGCAGCGGCGGAAAACGGCTTACTTGACCTCGACGGTCGCCCCGTTCTCTTCCAGGACCTTCTTGATCTTGGCCGCTTCGTCCTTGGAAGCACCTTCCTTGACGGTCTTCGGAGCGCCCTCGACCAGATCCTTGGCTTCCTTCAGGCCCAGGCCGGTGATGGTGCGAATTTCCTTGATGACGTTGATCTTCTTGTCACCAGCCGTCGCGAGAATGACGGTGAACTCCGTCTGCTCCTCGGCGGGGGCGGCAGCGGCGCCACCACCGGCCGGGGCAGCAGCCACGGCGGCGGGAGCGGCAGCGGACACGCCCCACTTCTCTTCCAGCATCTTGGAAAGCTCGGCGGCTTCCAGAACGGTCAGGGCGGACAGATCGTCCACGATCTTAGCGAGATCGGCCATGTCTTGTATCCTTCGATGTAATCGCTTGGCTTGTTGAATGCAATCCCCAGGCCGCAACCCGGGGACCGCGTCTTCCGCGAGAGGCTGTTAGGCCGCCTCGTCCTTCTTGGCATATGCCGCCAGCACGCGCGCGATCTGGCCGCCAGGAGCCTGCAGGATGCCGGCGATACGAGTCGCAGGCGTCTGGATCAGGCCCAGCAGCTGGGCGCGCAGCGTCTCGAGCGAGGGCAGTTCCGCCAGAGCCTTGATGCCGTTGACATCGAGGACCTGGGTTCCCAGCGACCCGCCGAGGATGACGAACCGGTCGTTCGTCTTGGCGAATTCCA includes the following:
- the rpoC gene encoding DNA-directed RNA polymerase subunit beta'; this encodes MNELMKILGQTGQAMTFDQIKITIASPEQIRSWSYGEIKKPETINYRTFKPERDGLFCARIFGPIKDYECLCGKYKRMKFRGIICEKCGVEVTLAKVRRERMGHIELASPVAHIWFMKSLPSRVGLMVDMSLKELEKVLYFESYVVLEPGLTDLKLHQLLTEEQFVSKQDEFGEDAFSVGIGAEAVKQMLAGIDLDRESTQLRVDLKETASEAKRKKYVKRLKMIEAFKEGGARPEWMILDVVPVIPPELRPLVPLDGGRFATSDLNDLYRRVINRNNRLKRLIELRAPDIIVRNEKRMLQESVDALFDNGRRGRAITGANKRPLKSLSDMLKGKQGRFRQNLLGKRVDYSGRSVIVVGPEMKLHQCGLPKKMALELFKPFIYSKLEKYGHATTIKAAKRMVEKERPEVWDILEEVIREHPVMLNRAPTLHRLGIQAFEPVLVEGKAIQLHPLVCTAFNADFDGDQMAVHVPLSLEAQLEARVLMMSTNNILSPANGKPIIVPSQDIVLGLYYLSLETPEFRVAQKELEQIRAAIGSANGKAVDALNDAERKALEHRPHVFGDLGEVEQALAAGSITLHTAVMARVPAPSEDNAKRHETVLTTAGRMMMGALLPRDPRTPYSLVNRQLTKKSISDVMDAVYRHCGQKESVIFADRLMSLGFKQAAKAGISFGKDDMMIPAEKEGLIASTKAEVKEFEQQYLDGLITAGERYNKVVDAWSRCTDEVAGAMMKEISRQEVGRVTNSVWMMSHSGARGSPAQMRQLAGMRGLMAKPSGEIIEQPIIANFKEGLSVLEYFNSTHGARKGLADTALKTANSGYLTRRLVDVAQDCIIVEPDCGTERGITVRAVMDGGETVSSLSERILGRTVQRDVVDPETGEVILPRGTLVDEPSAEMVEQAGVEEVYIRSVLTCDARSGVCGMCYGRDLARGTTVNIGEAVGVIAAQSIGEPGTQLTMRTFHIGGAAQRGAEQSAVEATSDGTVVVVNRNVVTNSQGVPIVMSRNCEIVLSDAAGRERARYRVPYGARLLTLEDGIAVTRGQKLAEWDPFTLPIITEKGGAIEYADLIEGVTLVERQDEVTGLSSKVVVDYKQAARGVDLRPRIILKDEKGNIAKLSNGAEARYFLSPDSILSVENGAQVAAGDVVARLPRESSKTRDITGGLPRVAELFEARRPKDHAIISEIDGRVEFGKDYKAKRRILVVPEQVGDDAPVAREYLVPKGKHVSVQEGDYVKAGDPLVDGPRVPHDILRVLGVEALANYLVNEIQDVYRLQGVKINDKHIEVIVRQMLQKVEILEPGDTTYLTGETVERIEFEIENEKLIANKERPARAEPVLQGITKASLQTTSFISAASFQETTRVLTEAAVAGKVDFLAGLKENVIVGRLIPAGTGSVMNRLRALAAQRDGQRLPQTSAALPKPGAEAAE
- the rpoB gene encoding DNA-directed RNA polymerase subunit beta, whose amino-acid sequence is MNAITKSFTGRKRIRKSFGRLPEVAPMPNLIDVQRASYEAFLQMGVDPDARTSTGLQEVFKSVFPIDDFAGRGRLEFVQYELEEPKYDVEECIQRGLTFAAPLKVRLRLIVWDVDEDTGSRSVRDIKEQDVYMGDMPLMTDNGTFIINGTERVIVSQMHRSPGVFFDHDKGKTHSSGKYLFAARVIPYRGSWLDFEFDAKDICYVRVDRKRKLPATTLLYALESAATQEKRAALAPGQTLEPGEIRGMDGEEILNTFYQQVVFKLGSKGWSRSFEPDSFRGLKLVENLVDAISGEIVAEKETKLTARAARKIAEGGTTEVLVGRADLVGRFVAVDLVDMTTGEIWAEAGEELTEPKLAAIEQAGLDELPTLAVDQSTGPWMRNTLVVDKNNSRDEALMDIYRVMRPGEPPTPETAEALFRGLFFDEERYDLSTVGRVKMNMRLGFSLDDVPDHLRTLRKEDVLATVKTLLELKDGKGQIDDIDNLGNRRVRSVGELMENQYRVGLLRMERAIKERMGSVDIDTVMPHDLINAKPAAAAVREFFGSSQLSQFMDQTNPLSEVTHKRRLSALGPGGLTRERAGFEVRDVHPTHYGRICPIETPEGPNIGLINSLATFAKVNKYGFIETPYRLVKDGKITGEPRYLSAMQEEKLVVAQADAEVDNDTGEFKSDLVSVRQGGDFRLVKPEEVTAIDVSPKQLVSVAAALIPFLENDDANRALMGSNMMRQAVPLVQSDAPLVGTGMEAAVARDSGATIVARREGVIDSIDGARIVVRATNTDSTTRGVDIYRLRKFQRSNQSTCINQRPLVKVGDQVAMGDIIADGPSTQLGELALGRNVLVAFMPWNGYNFEDSILISERIAKDDVFTSIHIEEFEVMARDTKLGQEEITRDIPNVGEEALRNLDEAGIVYVGAEVNPGDILIGKVTPKGESPMTPEEKLLRAIFGEKASDVRDTSLRLPPGTTGTIVDVRVFSRRGVDKDERAMAIDRAEVERLAKDRDDERAIQERSFTSRMRERLLNQKASGGFKGIKAGTPITDEVLDQYSRATWRQIGVQDDAVMAEIEALKREFDAAVEKLQKRFDSKVEKLQRGDELPPGVMKMVKVFVAVKRKLQPGDKMAGRHGNKGVVSRVVPVEDMPFLPDGTSVDIVLNPLGVPSRMNIGQILETHLGWACAVLGQQVGELVDDYRRVGAAREELIEKLREVYGQEIFDRDIEDMTEDQLLELGENLKRGVPIATPVFDGARISDIETMLTKAGLDTSGQTTLIDGRSGEPFERKVTVGYIYMLKLHHLVDDKIHARSIGPYSLVTQQPLGGKAQFGGQRFGEMEVWALEAYGAAYTLQEMLTVKSDDVSGRTKVYEAIVRDQDNFEAGIPESFNVLVKELKSLGLNVDLETRPT
- the rplL gene encoding 50S ribosomal protein L7/L12; protein product: MADLAKIVDDLSALTVLEAAELSKMLEEKWGVSAAAPAAVAAAPAGGGAAAAPAEEQTEFTVILATAGDKKINVIKEIRTITGLGLKEAKDLVEGAPKTVKEGASKDEAAKIKKVLEENGATVEVK